Within Verrucomicrobiota bacterium, the genomic segment TACGTCGTCAATAACCAGCCCACCAACAACACGCCGGTCATCGGTCCCATTACCCTTGCGCCGGGAGCGTTCTACAGCTTTAGCGGTAGTTATCTCGCGCCGCCGGTTTGTTGCTCGATCACCGACACCCTCACCGCCCGCGGCCAGGACCGCTGCCTGGGCAGTAATGTAATCGCCACCGCCACGGCCATCTGTCCGTTGCTGTACCATCCGGGCATCGCGGCGGTGCAGAGTTGTCCGCCGAGTCCGTTACTGATGGGCAGCGTGTATGGGTTCAGCGGTTATGTGACCAACACGGGTGACGCGATCTTGACAAATGTCCTGGTGTTCACCAGTCAGGTCGGGCCGAAGCAGATATTTTTGGGACCCCTTGATCTGGCACCGGGAGAATCGGCGCCATACACGGGCAGTCTCTCCGTTCCTTACAACACCTGTGGGGTCACGATCAACGTCACCAGTCAGGAACCTTGCAAGGGCTCTTGGGTAACCAATACCACCACTTGCCCCGTCGCCACGACGCCACTGCTTGCAGTCACCCAGAACTGTCCAGCCACCCCGGCGACTCCGGGCAGCCTGCTCACCTACAGCGGCACGGTGCGCAACGCCGGCAACATCACCTTGAACAATATCGTGGTGACCAATGACCAAAGCGGAAACACCCCGATCATCTCGATCGCCACGCTGGCCCCGGGGGAGTTCGCGAACTTCACTGGCAGCTATCTGGCCCCAAGCATTTGTTCCGCCCCGAGCATTTCGACTGCCACCGGCCAGAGCCTCTGCGGGATGGCCGTCGCCAACACGGCCAGCGCGACCTGTCCGATCACCACAACGCCGCTGCTGGCGATCACCCAAAATTGTCCGGGCACCCCGGCGATTCCAGGCAGCCTCCTTACGTACAGCGGCACCGTTAGCAACGCCGGCAACATCATGCTCACCAATGTGGTGGTCTTGAATACTCTGAGCGGAGCCACGCCGGTCTTCATGGCCGCCACGCTGGCCCCGGGTGCGGTCGTCGGATTTACCGGCAGCTATCTGGTTCCGACCAATTGCTCGGTCACGAGCAGCTCGACGGTCACAGCCCGGAGCCTCTGCGGGGTCCCCGTCGCCAATACGGTCAGCTCGACCTGTCCGATCACCACGACGCCTCTGCTCGCGGTCACCCAGAACTGTCCGGCCACCCCGGCGACTCCGGGCAGCCTGCTCACCTACAGCGGCACGGTACGCAACGCCGGCAACATCACCTTGAACAATATCGTGGTGACCAATAATCAAAGCGGGTCCACCCCGATCCTCATGGTGGCCACGCTGGCTCCGGGGGCGGTCGTCGGATTTACCGGTAGCTATCTGGCCCCGACCAATTGCTCGGCCACGAGTATCTCGACGGTCACGGCCCAAAGCCTCTGCGGGATCGCCGTCACCAATACAGCCAGCGCGACCTGTCCGATCACCACGTCGCCTCTGCTCGCGGTCACCCAGAACTGTCCGGCTATCCCGGCGACTCCGGGCAGCCTGCTCACGTACAGTGGCACCGTCAGTAATGCGGGTAACATCACCTTGAACAATATCGTGGTGACCAATGACCAAAGCGGAAACACCCCGATCCTCTCGATCGCCACGCTGGTTCCCGGTGCGTTCGCGAACTTCACTGGCAGTTATATCGCTCCGGCCATCGGCCCCACGCCGAGCACCTCGACGGCGCGTGCCACCAGTCTCTGCGGTGCGCCGGTCACCAATACGGCCAGTTCTGCCTGCCCAATCTTCACCACGCCCGCAATCTCAGTGGTCAAACTCTGTCCGCCACTGCCAGTCGCAGCGGGAGGCACCTTGGTATTCTCGGGCCTCATTGCCAATACGGGTAACGTCACGCTGACCAATGTCATCGTCGTGGATAGCCAACCGGCTCCGAATACACCGGTGTTGGGGCCAATCACCCTCGCTCCCGGAGCGAGCACCAACTTCACTGGCAGCTATCTCGTGCCGCTGAACGCCTGTTTCTCGGCTGACACGCTGCGGGTTACTGGCAGAGATGCCAACACCGGCATCGCCATCACCAACACCGCCTCGGCGAATTGCCCGATCCTCACCACCCCCGGCATCGCCATCACCGAGAGTTGTCCGCCTGGACCCGTGTCGGCGGGTAGTTCGGTGGCATTCGGTGGCGTGGTCAGCAACCCCGGCAATATCACCTTGACGAACGTCTTCGTGATCAGCGGTCAGCCGAGCAACGTCCTGGTGCTCGGACCGATCACGCTTGCCCCTGGAGCTTCCGCGCCGTTTGCGGGCAGCTATATTGCCACGGGTGGTTCCAGCCCGACGACGAACTCGACGATTGTGACCAACAGCGGCAGCACCATCACGACGAACGTGGCCAACGTCATTGCCACAAATACAACGGTCACCGTTTCGACGAACAACGTGGTGCCCACATTCGGGACCATTGACCCCGTCAGTGGGATACTCTCGAATCGTTTCAACGTCGTCTCGAACTTGCATACGTTGATGTTTGCGGACCAGGATCAGAACTGGGGACCCACGCTGTTTTACACCACGCGCCATCCCGCCGCCGGGCCGGATCAGTTTGTCACGATCTCCACCATTCCGCCATTTGTCGGCGTGGTCGCGGATCGGTTCAGCCTGAGCACGACGAATTACGATGCGCTGACGCTGGCGGCCCCTGATATTGGCCACGGGGCGAAGAACTTCTATTATGTCAATCATGACAGTAGCAGTGTCTCGACCTTCGGCGTCATCAAAGCTGCGGGTGCCTCTTCCTCAGCGGATCTTGCCCCGGCCCTGCCCGGCACCGGCTACAAGGCCTTGGCCTTTGCGGCCGCGGACGTGAGTGGGTATGGAGCCAATCTCCTCTATTCGCTCCGCCAGACCAACGGCATTGCCGTCCTCGGAACCGTCTCCATAGCCGGGGCCATGGTGGTCACCGACCGTTACGCCGTTGGCACCAACGCCAACTTTGATTCGATGGTCTTTGTGCCTGGCACCGTGTCCACTTGGGGTACTGCGATTTTCGCCTATCTCCGGCATGACACGAACGGGTCCATCATCGGGACCATTGACCCTGTGACGCATGTCGCCACCGATCGCCTGAGTCTTGGGACGAACTTCCTCAGCGCCTTGACCTTTACGGCCACCGATGTGGGATACGGGCTCAACCTGTTCTATTACCTCCGCCCGGAGCGAACCATTCTGACCACGAACAGTGTCACGACCTTCACGACCAACGTGGTGACCACATTCATCACGAACGCCGTGTTCACCTTCACGACCAATAGTGTGGTCCGGTTCACCGCCACCAACACGGTCACGGCCACCGGCTTGGACATCTGTCAGGCTCGCACCGTGGCTGCCGCCGCGAATTGCCTTGGCCCGGTGGTGCCGGTCATCCCGCCGGGATTCCCCGCACCAATGCTCATGCCGGTCATCGGCCAGGCATCGGTGGTCAACGGTTTCTTCAGCGTCACCTTGCCGACCAAGAGCGGGAAATTGTACACCGTGCAATATAAGAATAATGCGAATGACCCGACTTGGATCAACTTGGTAACCGTGGTCGGAACGGGCGGGAACCTGCCCATCACGGATACCACGAAAACCAAAGGAGACGGACGGTTCTATCGGGTCATGATTACGCCATAAGACACCCGATTCCGCGGGGCGATCATCCCAGCCGCGGGCAAGTGCCTGCGGCTGGATTTTCAACCAAACACAGTACGAATAACAATTAAGAAAACCAAAACACGTATGAAAAAGACAACTTCACTTTTAGCCGGGGCGCTCTGGCTGGGCGCGCTGTGCGTTGCCGCGCAGGCCGAGGGCACACCCAAAATTCAGTTTGACCGCATGGTCTATGATTTTGGCAAGACCTCGCTGGTGGAAACCGTGACCGGCGTCTTCAAGATCAAGAACGTGGGCGACGGCGTACTCAAAATCGAAGCGCCCAAACCCTCCTGCGGCTGCACGGTCGCCGAGGTGAAACCGGATACGCTCAAGCCGGGTGAAACGGGCGAATTGCCGTTTACCCTGCATCTCGGCCTGCTCAAGGCCCAGTTGGACAAGCGCATTGCGGTGAAATCCAACGATCCGTTGACGCCGGACGTGTCACTCACCATCAAGGCGGATTACACGCCGCTTTACGATGTCAATCCGTTGACGCTTTCCCCCAAACTCGAGTTCGGCACGAACGATGCCGCCCAATACACTACGATTACCCGCACCGACGGAAAACCGATTCGCCTTGGGAAGCTCGTCGCCTCCCAGCCCTGGATCACGGTGACCGTCGAGCC encodes:
- a CDS encoding DUF1573 domain-containing protein, with translation MKKTTSLLAGALWLGALCVAAQAEGTPKIQFDRMVYDFGKTSLVETVTGVFKIKNVGDGVLKIEAPKPSCGCTVAEVKPDTLKPGETGELPFTLHLGLLKAQLDKRIAVKSNDPLTPDVSLTIKADYTPLYDVNPLTLSPKLEFGTNDAAQYTTITRTDGKPIRLGKLVASQPWITVTVEPGAKAEAATARIRVAIQREGSPRRFNEYVHIYSVEQTNVPVSSIYVYGQIMGEVSLSPEALYWSVVDTTNTVAERPESMTTRRVTIRTANGKAFDLKNLQSSIQGIKVELVPKEDGKFYELIARLDTVPPSTVSGNLSFETSVAAQSRIEVPVIVHVFKP